In one Silene latifolia isolate original U9 population chromosome 10, ASM4854445v1, whole genome shotgun sequence genomic region, the following are encoded:
- the LOC141608684 gene encoding receptor-like protein EIX2 → MEKQLKSLDPAAAQARVLGGVPKRTKKAASSERDALLQFKDGLTADYCGLLTSWEPNTDCCRWTGIVCSNLTNHVVKLELVPSDFFSCLKGKVSPSLGELKHLEHLNLRHNLFYGEIPHQLGNLSKLTILDLHHAYDSVPVQSLSWISRLALLRYLDLSSANLTKVRNWITIVSHLHSLRFLSMDSCQLPTETPSSIISYVNLHSLSYLSLSNNAFQGSVSNIISKLCKLEHLDLGNNNFTDELSNVIHSLVNCNNKALLTLDLSLNGFRGRVPDGIGSFSWLRELHLSNNQLTGEISPGLRQLTKLEILDVSSNSLEGTLTRNHFSSLVNLRLLSLSDNLGLVISIEEDWIPPFQLDVISLRSCKLGLRFPKWLQVQTNFSYFDVSNTGISDSISTSFWNSLSSNIQYLNMSYNQFYGILPSLPNIPNDLIIDLSSNLFEGVVPSAFANTLSLFLNDNRFFNCSYILCPKTESNSSQSLGTVILRKNNFIGEIPESICQLKKLQILDLAINHISGVIPNCIGTFMVMKGIKNFEVDFEPDVLTFNYNYGIDETRSETVIVSWKREEHGFKETIRFVKYIDLSSNELSGEIPIGISSLSALGALDLSENNLSGCIPLEIGNLTALELLDLSNNHLTGNIPISTQLQSFDASSYAGNPGLCGAPLQSCSKDRATSNVPKGDNTSVQNKDDDFVFFLGLYISVVLGFIVGFWGVCGTLVIKASWRHAYFQLLDNIKDKIM, encoded by the exons TGAGAGGGATGCCCTCCTCCAATTCAAAGATGGACTCACAGCCGATTATTGTGGCCTACTCACTTCCTGGGAACCCAATACCGACTGCTGTCGATGGACTGGGATCGTCTGTAGTAACTTGACCAATCATGTCGTCAAGCTCGAATTAGTACCTTCTGATTTCTTTTCATGTCTTAAAGGTAAAGTTAGTCCTTCCCTCGGTGAGTTAAAGCATTTGGAACATCTGAACCTTAGACATAATCTCTTTTATGGAGAAATACCTCATCAGTTAGGTAATCTTTCTAAGTTAACAATTTTGGATCTACATCATGCTTATGATAGTGTTCCCGTGCAAAGCCTGTCATGGATTTCTCGTCTAGCTTTATTGAGATATCTTGATTTGAGTTCTGCAAATCTTACAAAAGTTAGGAATTGGATTACAATTGTTAGCCATTTACATTCATTACGTTTTCTTTCTATGGATAGTTGCCAACTTCCTACGGAAACTCCTTCATCAATAATTTCATACGTTAATTTAcactccctttcgtatctctccCTTTCTAACAATGCATTTCAGGGGAGTGTTTCAAATATCATTAGCAAGTTATGCAAGTTGGAACACCTCGACTTGGGGAATAATAACTTTACTGATGAGCTAAGTAATGTTATTCATTCTTTAGTTAATTGTAATAACAAAGCCCTCTTAACACTAGATTTGAGTTTGAATGGATTTAGGGGTAGAGTTCCTGATGGTATCGGCTCATTTTCCTGGTTGAGGGAATTACACCTTAGCAATAACCAACTTACTGGAGAGATTAGTCCTGGCCTAAGACAACTTACCAAGCTTGAGATATTGGATGTTTCTTCAAATTCTTTAGAAGGTACTCTTACTCGTAATCATTTCTCAAGCCTTGTAAATTTACGCCTATTAAGCTTGTCTGATAACCTGGGATTGGTGATAAGTATTGAGGAAGATTGGATTCCTCCATTTCAACTAGATGTAATCAGTTTAAGATCCTGCAAGTTAGGCCTTCGATTTCCAAAGTGGCTTCAGGTTCAAACAAATTTTTCATACTTTGATGTTTCAAATACAGGCATTTCTGACAGCATTTCTACTTCTTTCTGGAACTCATTGTCATCCAATATTCAATACTTGAACATGTCTTATAATCAGTTTTACGGAATCCTCCCAAGCCTGCCAAATATACCAAATGATTTAATAATAGACTTGAGTTCAAATCTCTTTGAAGGTGTAGTACCATCAGCCTTTGCAAACACATTAAGTTTATTCCTTAATGATAATAGGTTTTTTAACTGCTCTTACATTTTATGTCCCAAAACTGAAA GTAATTCTTCTCAAAGTCTTGGTACAGTTATCCTTCGAAAAAACAATTTTATCGGAGAGATACCTGAAAGTATTTGCCAACTCAAGAAGCTCCAAATATTGGACCTTGCAATTAATCACATCTCAGGTGTAATTCCCAATTGCATTGGCACTTTTATGGTGATGAAGGGGATAAAAAATTTTGAGGTGGATTTTGAACCTGATGTTCTAACTTTCAATTATAATTATGGAATTGATGAAACTAGAAGTGAAACTGTGATTGTTTCATGGAAAAGGGAGGAGCACGGATTCAAAGAAACGATTAGATTTGTTAAATATATTGATCTTTCAAGTAACGAGTTGAGTGGGGAAATTCCAATTGGAATATCGAGTCTTTCTGCACTAGGTGCCCTTGACTTGTCAGAAAACAACTTGAGCGGTTGCATTCCATTAGAAATTGGAAATCTGACAGCTTTAGAGCTTCTTGATCTGTCAAACAACCATCTTACTGGAAACATTCCAATTAGCACTCAGTTGCAGAGTTTTGATGCGTCATCGTATGCGGGAAACCCAGGACTTTGTGGTGCACCACTCCAAAGTTGTTCGAAAGATAGAGCAACCTCTAATGTACCCAAAGGAGATAATACTAGTGTACAAAATAAGGATGATGACTTTGTCTTTTTCCTCGGATTGTACATAAGTGTGGTGCTTGGGTTTATCGTCGGGTTTTGGGGAGTTTGTGGCACTTTAGTTATCAAAGCATCGTGGAGGCATGCCTATTTCCAACTCCTTGACAACATCAAAGACAAGATCATGTGA